In Danaus plexippus chromosome 14, MEX_DaPlex, whole genome shotgun sequence, a single genomic region encodes these proteins:
- the LOC116769716 gene encoding mucin-2-like isoform X1, producing MEDAFALIVITLLQLCRAETSKPLPEWYAANLVNDANYTPKPLTEIFTTDLSFTPKDQFPQTTPFTTTTNPTTTPTIITTTSTSESTTVENEDEGQIIQQNIPFEIIQLSKPQQPIIFSQTGNRPSNTDPKLFIILNPGRESTQKPSTTEKNVVATTQSPTQIAETGQKTNVSPNPSPKQAAPINLPMAFMNPIPITYSAGISNFFEPLVQSTTLPPIKIPSLNPVISVRMKSPRGTITNIHINPTSTQKPSTTRHRKPNQRRNNYDTCTNSCSNKRAPICATPTGVTPINPDKLKGFPSLCHMACHNSFRNNEVYDKVSDGRCGRLRTRIRPMDKDKLNREELNKTQYTILHNGSETVMEFSPLTP from the exons TGTTACAATTATGTCGAGCTGAGACTTCGAAGCCGCTACCAGAGTGGTATGCGGCAAATCTTGTAAATGACGCAAATTATACGCCGAAACCCCTAACTGAGATATTCACAACAGACCTAAGCTTCACACCAAAGGATCAGTTCCCACAAACTACTCCTTTCACGACTACCACTAACCCAACGACAACTCCAACGATAATCACTACAACGTCTACGAGCGAATCTACGACTGTTGAAAATGAAGATGAAGGGCAAATAATCCAGCAAAATATCCCGTTCGAAATTATACAACTGTCAAAACCGCAGCAACCGATAATATTCTCGCAGACAGGCAACAGGCCATCTAACACTGATCCGAAGTTATTCATAATACTAAATCCAGGACGGGAATCCACTCAGAAGCCAAGTACTACAGAAAAGAATGTAGTAGCAACTACTCAATCTCCGACTCAAATAGCTGAGACTGGTCAAAAAACAAACGTTTCTCCAAATCCGTCTCCAAAACAAGCAGCACCAATCAATCTTCCAATGGCGTTTATGAATCCAATACCAATTACTTATTCGGCTGGTATTTCAAACTTTTTTGAACCTCTTGTACAGAGTACAACTTTGCCACCTATTAAAATTCCCAGTCTGAATCCAGTAATAAGTGTGCGTATGAAATCTCCAAGAGGAACCATAACTAACATTCACATAAACCCAACCAGTACCCAAAAACCGTCAACAACACGGCATCGAAAACCAAATCAAAGGAGGAATAACTACGATACGTGTACAAACTCATGCAGTAATAAGCGAGCACCTATTTGCGCGACTCCCACAGGTGTGACACCTATAAATCCCGACAAACTAAAAGGTTTTCCATCGCTCTGTCACATGGCCTGTCATAACTCATTCAGAAATAATG AAGTTTACGACAAAGTAAGCGATGGAAGATGTGGAAGACTGCGTACGCGCATAAGACCTATGGATAAAGACAAACTTAACAGGGAGGAGTTAAACAAAACTCAGTACACAATACTCCATAACGGTTCGGAGACTGTCATGGAATTCTCACCCCTAACGCCTTGA
- the LOC116769716 gene encoding mucin-2-like isoform X2, whose translation MEDAFALIVITLLQLCRAETSKPLPEWYAANLVNDANYTPKPLTEIFTTDLSFTPKDQFPQTTPFTTTTNPTTTPTIITTTSTSESTTVENEDEGQIIQQNIPFEIIQLSKPQQPIIFSQTGNRPSNTDPKLFIILNPGRESTQKPSTTEKNVVATTQSPTQIAETGQKTNVSPNPSPKQAAPINLPMAFMNPIPITYSAGISNFFEPLVQSTTLPPIKIPSLNPVISVRMKSPRGTITNIHINPTSTQKPSTTRHRKPNQRRNNYDTCTNSCSNKRAPICATPTGVTPINPDKLKGFPSLCHMACHNSFRNNVYDKVSDGRCGRLRTRIRPMDKDKLNREELNKTQYTILHNGSETVMEFSPLTP comes from the exons TGTTACAATTATGTCGAGCTGAGACTTCGAAGCCGCTACCAGAGTGGTATGCGGCAAATCTTGTAAATGACGCAAATTATACGCCGAAACCCCTAACTGAGATATTCACAACAGACCTAAGCTTCACACCAAAGGATCAGTTCCCACAAACTACTCCTTTCACGACTACCACTAACCCAACGACAACTCCAACGATAATCACTACAACGTCTACGAGCGAATCTACGACTGTTGAAAATGAAGATGAAGGGCAAATAATCCAGCAAAATATCCCGTTCGAAATTATACAACTGTCAAAACCGCAGCAACCGATAATATTCTCGCAGACAGGCAACAGGCCATCTAACACTGATCCGAAGTTATTCATAATACTAAATCCAGGACGGGAATCCACTCAGAAGCCAAGTACTACAGAAAAGAATGTAGTAGCAACTACTCAATCTCCGACTCAAATAGCTGAGACTGGTCAAAAAACAAACGTTTCTCCAAATCCGTCTCCAAAACAAGCAGCACCAATCAATCTTCCAATGGCGTTTATGAATCCAATACCAATTACTTATTCGGCTGGTATTTCAAACTTTTTTGAACCTCTTGTACAGAGTACAACTTTGCCACCTATTAAAATTCCCAGTCTGAATCCAGTAATAAGTGTGCGTATGAAATCTCCAAGAGGAACCATAACTAACATTCACATAAACCCAACCAGTACCCAAAAACCGTCAACAACACGGCATCGAAAACCAAATCAAAGGAGGAATAACTACGATACGTGTACAAACTCATGCAGTAATAAGCGAGCACCTATTTGCGCGACTCCCACAGGTGTGACACCTATAAATCCCGACAAACTAAAAGGTTTTCCATCGCTCTGTCACATGGCCTGTCATAACTCATTCAGAAATAATG TTTACGACAAAGTAAGCGATGGAAGATGTGGAAGACTGCGTACGCGCATAAGACCTATGGATAAAGACAAACTTAACAGGGAGGAGTTAAACAAAACTCAGTACACAATACTCCATAACGGTTCGGAGACTGTCATGGAATTCTCACCCCTAACGCCTTGA
- the LOC116769681 gene encoding cyclin-dependent kinase 8, translated as MGDNFQNNKTMAPVMMDYEFKIKTQNERSKVEDLFDYEGCKVGRGTYGHVYKARRKDGSDTKDYALKQIEGTGLSMSACREIALLRELKHPNVINLIRVFLSHTDRKVWLLFDYAEHDLWHIIKFHRAAKANKKSVMVPKGMVKSLLYQILDGIHYLHSNWVLHRDLKPANILVMGEGPERGRVKIADMGFARLFNAPLKPLADLDPVVVTFWYRAPELLLGARHYTKAIDIWAIGCIFAELLTSEPIFHCRQEDIKTSNPYHHDQLDRIFNVMGFPQEKDWEDIRKMPEHATLVKDFKRSNYQNCSLSKYMDRHKIKPDSKAFSLLQRLLLMDPNRRITSEQAMQDPYFSEDPLPTQDVFAGCPIPYPKREFLTDDDQEDKSDSKARQNQQQQQTNTQQNQVQANSHDHGANNAKRMRMSGPNQGNNATGNQQQEFHQQQQMMFGQQGGGQQQQNFQQRF; from the exons ATGGgagataattttcaaaacaataaaactatgGCGCCTGTTATGATGgactatgaatttaaaattaaaactcaaaatGAGCGGTCCAAAGTTGAGGATTTGTTTGATTACGAAGGATGTAAAGTAGGCCGAGGAACTTATGGTCATGTTTACAAAGCCAGAAGAAAAGACGGCTCTGATACGAAAGACTAtgctttaaaacaaatagaaGGTACCGGTCTTTCTATGTCAGCGTGTCGTGAAATTGCg CTACTCAGAGAACTGAAGCAtccaaatgttataaatttgatcAGAGTATTTTTATCACATACTGATCGTAAAGTTTGGTTATTGTTTGACTATGCAGAGCATGACCTGTGGCACATAATCAAGTTTCACAGAGCAGCTAAAGCGAATAAAAAATCTGTCATGGTCCCAAAAGGAATGGTCAAAAGCTTGTTGTATCAAATATTAGACGGTATTCACTACCTACATTCAAACTGGGTTTTGCATAGAGACTTG aaaccAGCGAATATCCTAGTTATGGGGGAGGGTCCAGAGAGAGGGAGGGTTAAGATAGCCGACATGGGATTTGCAAGACTTTTTAATGCACCATTGAAACCTTTGGCTGATCTTGATCCTGTAGTGGTTACATTCTGGTACAGAGCTCCCGAGTTGCTGCTTGGTGCTCGACATTATACTAAAGCTATTG ATATCTGGGCCATTGGTTGCATATTTGCTGAATTGCTAACATCTGAGCCTATATTTCACTGCCGTCAAGAAGATATCAAAACTAGCAATCCTTACCATCACGATCAATTGGacagaatatttaatgtaatgggATTCCCCCAAGAGAAAGATTGGGAGGATATCAGGAAAATGCCTGAACACGCCACACTAGTTAAAGACTTCAAGAGGTCTAA TTACCAGAATTGTTCGCTGAGTAAATATATGGATAGACATAAAATCAAGCCAGACAGTAAGGCTTTCAGTCTGTTACAAAGGCTTCTTCTCATGGATCCCAATAGACGAATAACATCCGAACAGGCCATGCAAGATCCATACTTCTCTGAAGATCCTCTGCCTACACAA GATGTTTTCGCTGGGTGTCCAATACCGTATCCAAAGAGGGAGTTCTTAACAGACGATGACCAAGAAGATAAAAGTGACTCAAAGGCGAGACAGaaccaacaacaacaacaaacaaat ACTCAGCAAAACCAAGTTCAAGCAAATAGTCACGACCATGGGGCAAATAATGCTAAAAGAATGAGAATGTCAG GTCCAAATCAAGGCAATAACGCTACGGGAAACCAACAACAGGAATTCCATCAACAACAACAAATGATGTTCGGACAACAGGGTGGGGGACAGCAACAACAGAATTTCCAACAAAGATTTTGA